From the Alloalcanivorax dieselolei B5 genome, one window contains:
- the paaA gene encoding 1,2-phenylacetyl-CoA epoxidase subunit PaaA, producing MYAQQVDTGAKRLKSLEEMSPEERHFQEKVDAEVRIEPKNWMPEGYRKTLIRQISQHAHSEIVGMLPEGNWLTRAPTLKRKLQLMAKIQDEAGHGLYLYSAMETLGADRDEEIEKLHRGEVKFSSIFTYPTLTWADMGAIGWLVDGAAIVNQVPLQRCSYGPYARAMIRVCKEESFHQRQGYEILLTMMREGTDEQKAMVQDAINRFWWPSLMMFGPSDANSPNSAQSMAWKIKRHGNDELRQRFLDQTVPQLEFLGCTAPDPDLKWNEETGHYDFGEIQWQEFFDVLKGHSPCGVERIQQRKSAIDEGQWVRDAAVAYARKQKQKAKSAA from the coding sequence ATGTACGCACAACAGGTGGATACCGGCGCCAAGCGCCTGAAAAGCCTGGAGGAGATGAGCCCGGAAGAGCGGCACTTCCAGGAGAAGGTGGATGCGGAAGTGCGCATCGAGCCGAAGAACTGGATGCCCGAAGGCTACCGCAAGACGCTGATCCGGCAGATCTCGCAGCACGCCCATTCCGAGATCGTCGGCATGCTGCCGGAAGGCAACTGGCTGACCCGGGCGCCGACCTTGAAGCGCAAATTGCAGTTGATGGCGAAGATCCAGGACGAGGCCGGCCACGGTCTGTACCTGTACAGCGCCATGGAGACCCTCGGCGCCGACCGTGACGAGGAAATCGAAAAGCTGCACCGTGGCGAGGTGAAGTTCTCCTCCATCTTCACCTATCCGACGCTGACCTGGGCTGACATGGGCGCCATCGGCTGGCTGGTGGACGGCGCCGCCATCGTCAACCAGGTGCCGCTGCAACGTTGCTCCTACGGACCCTATGCCCGCGCCATGATCCGCGTGTGCAAGGAAGAGAGTTTCCACCAGCGCCAGGGCTACGAAATCCTGCTGACCATGATGCGCGAGGGCACCGACGAGCAGAAAGCCATGGTCCAGGACGCCATCAACCGTTTCTGGTGGCCGTCGCTGATGATGTTCGGTCCCTCCGACGCCAACTCGCCGAACTCCGCCCAATCCATGGCCTGGAAAATCAAACGCCACGGCAATGACGAACTGCGTCAGCGCTTCCTTGACCAGACCGTGCCACAACTGGAATTCCTCGGCTGCACCGCGCCGGACCCGGATCTGAAATGGAACGAGGAAACCGGCCACTACGACTTCGGCGAAATCCAGTGGCAGGAATTCTTCGACGTACTCAAGGGCCACAGCCCATGCGGTGTCGAGCGCATTCAACAGCGCAAAAGCGCCATCGACGAAGGCCAGTGGGTGCGCGACGCCGCCGTGGCTTATGCCCGGAAGCAGAAACAGAAAGCGAAAAGCGCCGCCTGA